From the genome of Apodemus sylvaticus chromosome 3, mApoSyl1.1, whole genome shotgun sequence, one region includes:
- the Gpatch3 gene encoding G patch domain-containing protein 3 — MATPRELDEEPAVYLVVSGIPAVLRSAQLRSYFSQFREQRGGGFLCFHYRHRPERGPPQASPGAARAAPDPAAKDPVVAQATASDSHAVPARDSAAVQTRTCCCIVSVRGVAQAQRLLRMYSGRRWLDSQGTWLPGRCHIRRLRLPSEASDLGSFPFKTRKELHCRRAENEAFTLDDLRQLPELNPPVLMPNGNVGTPLQVFLELIRSCRLPPRIITQLQLQFPKTGSSRRYGNVPFLYEDSETVEQEEHVYTADGEEIPQGTCLEAPAASSCDEPEDEGPQEEEEPGSEDDDDRGEEWERHEALHEDVTGQERTTERLFEEEIELKWEKGGSGLVFYTDAQFWQEEEGDFDEQTADDWDVDMSVYYDRDGGDKDARDSVQMRLERRLREGQEDGSVVMGRQVGAFERHTKGIGRKVMERQGWAEGRGLGSRCSGAPEALDGDGQHPRCKRGLGYHGEKLQPFGQLKRPRGTGLGLISTVYDEPLPQDQRESLLRRQPPTSMKFRTDMTFVKGSSCAVDKPSEPE, encoded by the exons ATGGCGACGCCCAGGGAGCTGGACGAAGAGCCGGCGGTTTACCTGGTAGTGAGTGGGATCCCTGCTGTGTTACGCTCGGCTCAGTTACGGAGCTACTTTAGCCAGTTCCGGGAACAGCGCGGCGGAGGTTTTCTGTGTTTCCACTACCGGCACCGGCCCGAGAGGGGCCCTCCGCAGGCGAGTCCCGGCGCGGCCCGAGCTGCTCCCGACCCTGCTGCTAAGGATCCGGTGGTCGCCCAGGCTACAGCCTCCGATAGCCACGCTGTCCCCGCCCGGGACTCTGCTGCGGTCCAGACCCGCACCTGCTGCTGCATCGTCTCGGTGAGGGGAGTGGCTCAAGCTCAGCGGCTGCTCCGCATGTACTCGGGTCGCCGATGGCTGGACTCTCAGGGGACGTGGCTTCCCGGTCGCTGTCACATCCGCAGGCTTAGGCTACCCAGTGAGGCTTCAG ATCTAGGGTCCTTTCCCTTTAAGACCCGGAAGGAGCTACACTGTCGAAGGGCAGAGAATGAAGCTTTTACCCTGGACGACCTGAGGCAGCTCCCAGAGCTGAACCCACCTGTGCTGATGCCCAACGGCAATGTGGGCACCCCCCTGCAGGTCTTTTTAGAGTTGATCAGGTCCTGCCGACTGCCACCACGAATCATTACCCAGCTGCAGCTCCAGTTCCCCAAGACAGGCTCCTCCCGGCGCTACGGGAACGTGCCCTTTCTATATGAGGACTCAGAGACTGTGGAGCAGGAAGAGCATGTGTACACAGCAGATGGGGAGGAGATCCCCCAGGGAACCTGCTTGGAAGCTCCAGCAGCAAGCTCCTGTGATGAGCCCGAGGACGAGGGGccgcaggaggaagaggagcctgGCTCAGAGGAT GACGATGACCGCGGTGAGGAGTGGGAGCGACATGAGGCTCTGCATGAGGACGTGACCGGGCAGGAGCGGACCACCGAGCGGCTCTTCGAGGAGGAGATTGAGCTCAAGTGGGAGAAGGGTGGCTCTGGCCTTGTGTTCTACACCGACGCGCAGTTctggcaggaggaagagggag ATTTTGATGAGCAGACAGCCGACGACTGGGACGTGGATATGAGCGTCTACTACGACAGAG ATGGTGGAGACAAGGATGCCCGTGACTCTGTCCAAATGCGCCTGGAACGGAGACTCCGCGAGGGTCAGGAAGATGGCTCCGTGGTGATGGGACGCCAAGTCGGCGCCTTTGAGCGCCACACCAAG GGCATTGGCCGGAAGGTGATGGAGCGCCAGGGCTGGGCCGAAGGCCGGGGCCTGGGCAGCCGGTGCTCCGGGGCACCTGAGGCCCTGGACGGGGATGGCCAGCACCCTAGATGCAAGCGTGGACTGGG ATACCATGGAGAGAAGTTACAGCCGTTTGGGCAACTGAAGAGGCCCCGTGGAACTGGCTTGGGGCTCATTTCCACAGTCTATGATGAGCCTCTGCCCCAAGACCAGAGGGAGTCCTTGCTCCGGCGCCAGCCACCCACCAGCATGAAGTTTCGGACAGATATGACTTTTGTGAAGGGTTCTAGCTGTGCCGTGGACAAACCTTCAGAGCCTGAGTGA
- the Gpn2 gene encoding GPN-loop GTPase 2 isoform X2 — translation MAGAALTTAFGQAVIGPPGSGKTTYCLGMSEFLRALGRRVAVVNLDPANEGLPYECAVDVGELVGLGDVMDALRLGPNGGLLYCMEYLEANLDWLRAKLEPLRGHYFLFDCPGQLTAVHLVDSHYCTDPAKFISVLCTSLATMLHVELPHVNLLSKMDLIEHYGKLAFNLDYYTEVLDLSYLLDHLASDPFFSHYRQLNEKLVQLVEDYSLVSFIPLNIQDKDSIRRVLQAVDKANGYCFGVQEQRSLEAMMSAAMGADFHFSSTLGIQEKYLASSDQTTAQEAMQL, via the exons ATGGCGGGGGCCGCCCTGACCACGGCCTTCGGGCAGGCTGTGATCGGGCCCCCGGGCTCGGGGAAGACCACGTACTGCCTGGGCATGAGTGAGTTCCTGCGCGCGCTGGGGCGGCGCGTGGCGGTGGTGAACCTGGACCCCGCTAACGAAGGGCTACCTTACGAGTGTGCGGTGGACGTGGGCGAGCTGGTGGGTCTGGGCGACGTGATGGACGCGCTGCGTCTGGGGCCCAACGGTGGCCTGCTTTACTGCATGGAGTACCTGGAAGCCAACCTGGACTGGCTGCGCGCCAAGCTGGAGCCCCTGCGAGGCCACTACTTTCTCTTCGACTGCCCCGGCCAG CTGACTGCTGTCCACCTTGTGGATTCTCACTACTGTACAGACCCAGCCAAGTTCATCTCAGTGCTGTGTACCTCGCTGGCCACCATGCTGCATGTGGAACTTCCCCACGTCAACCTCCTCTCCAAGATGGACCTTATTGAGCACTACGGGAAGCTGG CCTTCAACCTGGACTACTACACTGAGGTCCTGGACCTCTCCTACCTGCTTGATCACCTGGCGTCTGACCCTTTCTTCAGTCACTACCGACAGCTCAATGAGAAGCTAGTGCAGCTTGTCGAGGACTACAGCCTGGTCTCCTTCATCCCTCTGAACATCCAG GACAAGGACAGCATCCGGCGAGTCTTACAGGCTGTGGATAAAGCCAATGGCTACTGTTTTGGGGTTCAAGAGCAGCGAAGCCTGGAAGCCATGATGTCTGCTGCAATGGGAGCTGATTTTCATTTCTCCTC CACTCTGGGTATCCAGGAGAAGTACTTAGCATCCTCAGACCAGACCACAGCGCAGGAGGCCATGCAGCTGTAA
- the Gpn2 gene encoding GPN-loop GTPase 2 isoform X1 — translation MAGAALTTAFGQAVIGPPGSGKTTYCLGMSEFLRALGRRVAVVNLDPANEGLPYECAVDVGELVGLGDVMDALRLGPNGGLLYCMEYLEANLDWLRAKLEPLRGHYFLFDCPGQVELCTHHTALRSIFSQMAQWDLRLTAVHLVDSHYCTDPAKFISVLCTSLATMLHVELPHVNLLSKMDLIEHYGKLAFNLDYYTEVLDLSYLLDHLASDPFFSHYRQLNEKLVQLVEDYSLVSFIPLNIQDKDSIRRVLQAVDKANGYCFGVQEQRSLEAMMSAAMGADFHFSSTLGIQEKYLASSDQTTAQEAMQL, via the exons ATGGCGGGGGCCGCCCTGACCACGGCCTTCGGGCAGGCTGTGATCGGGCCCCCGGGCTCGGGGAAGACCACGTACTGCCTGGGCATGAGTGAGTTCCTGCGCGCGCTGGGGCGGCGCGTGGCGGTGGTGAACCTGGACCCCGCTAACGAAGGGCTACCTTACGAGTGTGCGGTGGACGTGGGCGAGCTGGTGGGTCTGGGCGACGTGATGGACGCGCTGCGTCTGGGGCCCAACGGTGGCCTGCTTTACTGCATGGAGTACCTGGAAGCCAACCTGGACTGGCTGCGCGCCAAGCTGGAGCCCCTGCGAGGCCACTACTTTCTCTTCGACTGCCCCGGCCAGGTGGAGCTCTGCACGCACCACACCGCCCTACGCAGCATCTTCtcccagatggctcagtgggaccTCAGG CTGACTGCTGTCCACCTTGTGGATTCTCACTACTGTACAGACCCAGCCAAGTTCATCTCAGTGCTGTGTACCTCGCTGGCCACCATGCTGCATGTGGAACTTCCCCACGTCAACCTCCTCTCCAAGATGGACCTTATTGAGCACTACGGGAAGCTGG CCTTCAACCTGGACTACTACACTGAGGTCCTGGACCTCTCCTACCTGCTTGATCACCTGGCGTCTGACCCTTTCTTCAGTCACTACCGACAGCTCAATGAGAAGCTAGTGCAGCTTGTCGAGGACTACAGCCTGGTCTCCTTCATCCCTCTGAACATCCAG GACAAGGACAGCATCCGGCGAGTCTTACAGGCTGTGGATAAAGCCAATGGCTACTGTTTTGGGGTTCAAGAGCAGCGAAGCCTGGAAGCCATGATGTCTGCTGCAATGGGAGCTGATTTTCATTTCTCCTC CACTCTGGGTATCCAGGAGAAGTACTTAGCATCCTCAGACCAGACCACAGCGCAGGAGGCCATGCAGCTGTAA
- the Sfn gene encoding 14-3-3 protein sigma has product MPPQPKGRARAREAQNPALLSRLPVRPPVCPSILGVMERASLIQKAKLAEQAERYEDMAAFMKSAVEKGEELSCEERNLLSVAYKNVVGGQRAAWRVLSSIEQKSHEEGSEEKGPEVKEYREKVETELRGVCDTVLGLLDSHLIKGAGEAESRVFYLKMKGDYYRYLAEVATGDDKKRIIDSARSAYQEAMDISKKEMPPTNPIRLGLALNFSVFHYEIANSPEDAISLAKTTFDEAMADLHTLSEDSYKDSTLIMQLLRDNLTLWTADNAGEEGGEAPEEPQS; this is encoded by the coding sequence ATGCCACCCCAGCCAAAAGGCAGAGCCAGAGCAAGGGAGGCGCAGAACCCAGCGTTACTCTCAAGGCTGCCAGTTCGCCcgcctgtctgtccatccatcctcgGAGTCATGGAGAGAGCCAGTCTGATCCAGAAGGCCAAGCTGGCCGAGCAGGCCGAGCGCTATGAGGACATGGCCGCTTTCATGAAGAGCGCCGTGGAAAAGGGCGAAGAGCTCTCCTGCGAGGAGCGGAACCTGCTCTCCGTGGCCTACAAGAACGTGGTGGGCGGCCAGAGAGCGGCCTGGAGGGTCCTGTCCAGCATCGAGCAGAAGAGCCACGAGGAGGGCTCGGAAGAGAAGGGCCCCGAGGTGAAGGAATACCGGGAGAAGGTCGAGACCGAGCTCAGAGGCGTGTGCGACACCGTGCTAGGCCTGCTGGACTCCCACCTCATCAAGGGGGCCGGGGAGGCGGAGAGCCGCGTCTTCTACCTGAAGATGAAGGGTGACTACTACCGCTACCTAGCCGAGGTGGCCACTGGCGATGACAAGAAGCGCATCATCGACTCTGCCCGGTCAGCCTACCAGGAGGCCATGGACATCAGCAAGAAGGAGATGCCACCCACCAACCCCATCCGCCTGGGCCTGGCCCTGAACTTTTCCGTCTTCCACTACGAGATAGCCAACAGCCCCGAGGACGCCATCTCACTGGCCAAGACCACCTTCGACGAGGCCATGGCCGATCTGCACACCCTCAGCGAGGACTCCTACAAGGACAGCACCCTCATCATGCAGCTGCTGAGAGACAACCTGACGCTGTGGACAGCCGACAATGCTGGGGAAGAGGGGGGTGAGGCTCCAGAGGAGCCCCAGAGCTGA